A single window of Eucalyptus grandis isolate ANBG69807.140 chromosome 1, ASM1654582v1, whole genome shotgun sequence DNA harbors:
- the LOC120295495 gene encoding putative pentatricopeptide repeat-containing protein At1g12700, mitochondrial, with the protein MKTDPLPSPRDFSLLLGAVVRMKHYSTAIRLIEQLRSLGVEDNHIWLNISLNCFCRLQRVDLGLSILGRILKLGFPIDVVASSTLIDGLFIQGKTDQALRFLDDMGRNGPEPDETTYAIIAKGLCRVGNTRLAIELLRDWEERGCRLNSFAYGIIIDSLCKKGFITEALRLHGIMSKKGVEPDVVTYNSLIHSMCDVGQMEGALVLLKQMTSGGIQPSIFTYSSLVHCLCN; encoded by the coding sequence ATGAAGACGGACCCTTTGCCTTCCCCCCGGGATTTCAGTCTTCTGTTGGGTGCTGTAGTGAGGATGAAGCACTACTCCACTGCCATCCGCTTGATTGAGCAGCTGCGTTCGTTAGGAGTTGAAGATAATCATATTTGGCTGAATATTTCGTTGAATTGCTTCTGTCGGTTACAGCGGGTCGATTTGGGTTTGTCTATCCTGGGCAGAATCTTGAAGCTTGGGTTTCCCATCGATGTGGTGGCATCGAGTACCTTAATTGATGGTCTCTTTATTCAGGGCAAAACTGATCAAGCACTGAGGTTCCTCGATGATATGGGACGAAATGGCCCCGAACCTGATGAGACCACGTATGCCATAATCGCAAAGGGTTTATGCAGGGTGGGTAACACTAGATTGGCGATTGAATTGCTGAGGGACTGGGAAGAGAGAGGCTGCAGGCTCAATTCCTTCGCATACGGCATAATAATAGATAGTCTTTGCAAGAAGGGATTCATCACAGAGGCATTGAGACTCCACGGCATTATGAGCAAGAAAGGCGTTGAACCAGATGTTGTTACTTATAATTCCTTGATCCACAGTATGTGCGATGTAGGCCAGATGGAAGGTGCTCTCGTATTGTTGAAACAGATGACGAGCGGAGGCATCCAACCCAGCATATTCACTTATAGCTCCTTGGTTCATTGCTTATGCAACTGA
- the LOC104433242 gene encoding LOW QUALITY PROTEIN: pentatricopeptide repeat-containing protein At3g49170, chloroplastic (The sequence of the model RefSeq protein was modified relative to this genomic sequence to represent the inferred CDS: inserted 3 bases in 3 codons), which translates to MWQAMLVMHGAMNLSLFPPPSTVKLSPSRQNLPPSPLDGRRLVARLDGGDLRGAITRLELASRDGSHPDVLTFSLLLKSCIRSRAFALGRRVHRALARSGLEPDSVILNSLISLYSKSNDWAEAERVFGDMGDKRDLVSWSSMISCYANNHMEFEAVDTFVHMLEDGFXPNDYCFAAVARACSVPESASIGDTVFGFIIKSGYLDSDVCVGCALIDMFAKGSADLVSARKVFEKMPERNVVAWTLMMTRCTQLGSPKKAVDLFLDMLVSGPVPDRFTLTAVLSVCSELELLSLGVQLHSWVIRSGLASDVCVGCSLVDMYVKSVDGGSLHDSRKVFDRMQDHNVMSWTAIITGYARAEENEEAIKLFWEMTKGPVRPNHFTFAGVLKACGNIRDVDMGIQIYALAIKLGFACDTCVGNSLVSMYSRSGHMEDAQRAFDALFEKNLVSYNTLVDAYAKSLESDEAFELLHEIEERGIGTSAFTFASLLSGVASVGAIGKGEQIHARMVKSGLDSNQCISNALISMYSRCGNIEAAFRVFSETREKNVITWTSMITGFAKHGFGTRALDTFHQMLDAGVRPNEITYVAVLSSCSHVGLISDGWKHFRSMYPEHGIVPRTEHYACMVDLLGRSGSLVEALQFINSMPFRADTLVWRTFLGACRVHGNVELAKQAAAMILSXEPDDPATYILLSNIYALAGLWEDAAAIRKKMKLKNLTKEAGCSWIEVKNTVHKFYVGDASHPKAREIYEELDRLASRIKKLGYVXNTQFVLHDVEEGQKEQYLLQHSEKIAVVFGLISTSSPKSIRVFKNLRICGDCHSAIKYISMATGRPIVVRDANRFHHFMDGTCSCNDYW; encoded by the exons ATGTGGCAGGCCATGCTGGTCATGCATGGAGcaatgaatctctctctcttccctccaccgtCCACCGTCAAGCTCTCTCCTTCCCGCCAAAACCTTCCCCCCTCGCCCCTCGACGGCCGCCGCCTCGTCGCCCGCCTCGACGGCGGCGACCTCCGCGGAGCAATCACGCGCCTCGAGCTCGCGTCCCGCGACGGGTCCCACCCCGACGTCCtcaccttctctctcctcctcaagTCATGCATCCGCTCCCGCGCGTTCGCGCTGGGGAGGCGCGTCCACCGCGCGCTCGCCCGGTCCGGGCTCGAGCCCGACTCGGTGATCCTCAACTCGCTCATCAGTCTCTACTCGAAATCCAACGACTGGGCTGAGGCGGAGAGGGTTTTTGGGGACATGGGCGATAAGAGGGACTTGGTTTCTTGGAGTTCCATGATCTCCTGCTATGCCAATAATCACATGGAGTTTGAAGCGGTGGATACGTTCGTTCATATGCTCGAGGATGGGT TCCCTAATGATTATTGTTTCGCGGCGGTTGCTCGGGCTTGCTCGGTCCCGGAGAGTGCATCTATTGGCGATACGGTTTTCGGGTTTATTATCAAAAGCGGCTATCTTGATTCTGATGTGTGTGTTGGGTGTGCATTGATTGACATGTTTGCAAAGGGTAGTGCTGATTTGGTTTCAGCTCGTAAGGTGTTTGAGAAAATGCCCGAGAGGAATGTGGTTGCTTGGACTTTGATGATGACGAGATGTACTCAGTTGGGTAGTCCAAAGAAAGCtgttgatttgtttttggatatgCTGGTGAGTGGGCCTGTGCCAGATAGATTTACACTCACGGCTGTTTTGTCTGTATGTTCAGAGTTGGAGTTACTATCGCTCGGGGTACAATTGCATTCCTGGGTTATACGGTCTGGATTGGCTTCGGATGTCTGTGTTGGATGCAGTTTGGTGGACATGTATGTCAAGTCTGTAGATGGTGGATCGCTTCATGATTCGAGAAAGGTGTTTGATCGGATGCAAGATCACAATGTGATGTCTTGGACAGCGATAATCACAGGATATGCACGGGCTGAAGAGAATGAGGAGGCTATCAAGCTCTTTTGGGAAATGACAAAAGGTCCTGTGAGGCCAAACCATTTCACATTTGCTGGTGTTCTCAAGGCATGTGGAAATATTCGTGATGTAGATATGGGGATACAAATATACGCACTAGCTATAAAATTGGGCTTTGCCTGTGATACTTGCGTGGGTAATTCTCTTGTCAGCATGTATTCCCGGTCGGGCCACATGGAAGATGCTCAGAGAGCTTTTGATGCGCTATTTGAAAAGAATCTGGTTTCTTATAATACCCTTGTAGATGCCTATGCCAAAAGTTTGGAGTCCGATGAAGCCTTTGAACTACTACATGAGATTGAGGAGAGAGGGATCGGAACAAGTGCTTTTACATTTGCCAGCCTTTTGAGTGGAGTTGCCAGTGTTGGCGCTATTGGTAAGGGGGAGCAAATCCATGCGAGGATGGTAAAATCAGGGCTTGATTCAAATCAGTGCATTTCTAATGCTTTGATCTCTATGTATTCCAGGTGTGGAAACATAGAAGCTGCTTTTCGAGTTTTCAGTGAgacaagagagaaaaatgtCATAACTTGGACTTCAATGATTACTGGTTTTGCAAAGCATGGATTTGGGACGAGAGCTCTAGACACATTCCATCAAATGCTTGATGCTGGTGTGAGGCCAAATGAGATCACCTATGTTGCTGTTTTATCCTCTTGTAGTCATGTGGGTTTGATATCTGATGGATGGAAACACTTTAGGTCAATGTACCCAGAACATGGAATCGTGCCTAGAACCGAACACTATGCATGTATGGTGGACTTATTGGGCAGATCAGGATCCCTTGTCGAAGCCCTTCAGTTTATAAATTCAATGCCTTTCCGGGCTGATACACTTGTCTGGCGTACATTTCTCGGAGCTTGCCGAGTTCATGGCAATGTTGAACTTGCAAAACAAGCTGCAGCAATGATTTTGA AAGAACCAGATGACCCTGCGACTTATATTTTGCTATCAAATATTTATGCCTTGGCTGGTCTATGGGAAGATGCTGCAGCAATCAGAAAGAAGATGAAACTGAAAAATCTTACAAAAGAAGCTGGTTGTAGCTGGATTGAAGTGAAAAATACAGTTCACAAGTTCTATGTGGGTGATGCTTCACATCCGAAGGCACGGGAGATCTATGAGGAACTGGACCGATTGGCTAGTCGAATAAAGAAACTGGGTTATG CGAATACTCAATTTGTTCTTCATGATGTGGAGGAGGGACAAAAGGAACAATATTTGCTCCAACACAGTGAGAAAATTGCTGTTGTTTTTGGCCTTATAAGCACCTCCAGTCCGAAATCTATTAGGGTATTTAAGAATCTTCGCATTTGTGGAGATTGTCATTCTGCGATCAAATATATCTCCATGGCAACTGGAAGACCTATAGTCGTAAGGGATGCAAACAGGTTCCACCATTTTATGGATGGAACATGCTCATGCAATGACTATTGGTGA
- the LOC120295493 gene encoding putative pentatricopeptide repeat-containing protein At1g12700, mitochondrial yields the protein MQSRDLSPNHYTLNAFLDGLCKVQQIDKAMILLRKMEDSKFVPDIVTYTILINGMCNAGKLNDAQGLFNCLNARGLQPNVWTYNVIIHGLCKGGCMEEAYQLLREMEGNGCLPNDVTYNTIIQGLLRNNENTRAAELVNEMVERGFSADVVTTELWVKYVVTNETSSFSKASMMTAFDQIKSDSFADSVRKPKPKMKLIELKMPPEQKQTITRIIFGLLKEHGPLTIADTWERVQMPSCIV from the exons ATGCAGTCTCGCGATCTATCTCCAAATCATTATACCTTGAATGCTTTCCTGGATGGCTTGTGTAAAGTGCAGCAGATTGACAAGGCCATGATATTACTTCGAAAGATGGAAGATTCCAAATTTGTCCCAGATATTGTGACTTACACTATCTTAATAAATGGCATGTGTAATGCTGGAAAGCTCAACGATGCTCAGGGGCTATTTAATTGTTTGAATGCTCGTGGCTTGCAACCTAATGTGTGGACATACAATGTCATTATTCATGGATTGTGCAAAGGAGGATGCATGGAGGAAGCATATCAGCTGTTAAGGGAGATGGAAGGAAATGGATGCCTTCCAAATGACGTCACTTATAACACAATCATCCAAGGACTATtaagaaataatgaaaataccAGAGCAGCAGAACTTGTCAATGAAATGGTTGAAAGGGGTTTTTCTGCAGATGTAGTGACTACGGAGTTGTGGGTTAAATATGTCGTGACAAATGAAACTTCTTCCTTTTCGAAGGCAAGCATGATGACGGCCTTTGATCAAATTAAGT CTGACTCTTTTGCTGATTCGGTTAGGAAGCCGAAACCGAAGATGAAACTGATTGAGCTCAAGATGCCTCCAGAGCAGAAACAAACCATCACGAGGATCATCTTTGGCCTGTTGAAGGAGCATGGTCCTCTCACGATTGCAGACACCTGGGAACGCGTTCAA ATGCCTTCTTGCATTGTTTGA
- the LOC120286292 gene encoding pentatricopeptide repeat-containing protein At1g62930, chloroplastic-like, with translation MVLLEKMMNAGIEPDVVTYTSVIQGVCNSGHLEEARRLLSRMVQSRVMPDVLTFGILVDAHCKEGLLVEAEAVVDQMIQLGKVPDIFIYSTLMNGYCLQNRMKDAMEVLNLMVERGCSPTVVTYNTLINGYCKAKRMDKSKMFFQEMLQRGLIPDVITYNTLVDGFCKVGNLEAAAELINEMHSRDLSPNHYTLGAFLNGLCKAQQIDKAMILLQKMEDSKIIPNIVTYSILINGMCNAGKLDDAIGLFDCLHA, from the coding sequence ATGGtcttgttggagaagatgatgaacgcAGGAATCGAACCGGACGTCGTTACTTATACCTCCGTCATTCAAGGAGTTTGCAATTCCGGCCATTTGGAAGAGGCCCGAAGACTGCTGAGTCGTATGGTGCAAAGCAGAGTCATGCCTGACGTTCTAACCTTCGGTATCCTGGTGGATGCACATTGTAAAGAGGGATTGCTTGTAGAGGCAGAGGCCGTAGTCGACCAGATGATTCAATTAGGTAAAGTGCCTGATATTTTCATCTACAGTACATTGATGAATGGTTATTGTTTGCAAAATAGGATGAAAGATGCAATGGAAGTGCTTAATTTGATGGTTGAAAGAGGCTGCTCACCTACTGTTGTTACTTATAACACGTTGATTAACGGATACTGCAAAGCGAAAAGAATGGACAAGTCAAAGATGTTTTTCCAAGAAATGCTTCAAAGGGGCCTGATTCCTGATGTCATCACATACAACACTCTCGTGGACGGATTTTGCAAGGTTGGGAACCTTGAAGCCGCAGCGGAGCTAATTAATGAGATGCATTCTCGCGATCTCTCCCCAAATCATTATACCTTGGGTGCTTTCCTCAATGGCTTGTGTAAAGCGCAGCAGATTGACAAGGCCATGATATTGCTTCAAAAGATGGAAGATTCCAAAATCATCCCTAACATCGTGACTTACAGTATCCTAATAAATGGCATGTGTAATGCCGGAAAGCTCGACGATGCAATAGGGCTGTTTGATTGTTTGCATGCT